A single genomic interval of Alteromonas sp. BL110 harbors:
- a CDS encoding transposase, with product MAQSRKSLISLHDTPYYHCISRCVRRSYLCGYDRNTNVSYEHRKSWVEKRLLFLSKVFSIDICAYAVMSNHVHVVLCVNKSAALSWPIDTVLRQWHKMHKGTLLTQKYMKGELLSDSEFDAVKTTAEVYRKRLFDISWFMRNLNEFIARKANEEDNCTGRFWEGRFRSQALLNEKALLSCMAYVDLNPIRAKAATSIQNSYHTSIYTRLSSNALNNKPIKGLMPFKSQRISKNHRCVNFTLNNYRELLDNSIKLLLDDSKETTTQQSDGDIKLIGIGKAQWIKVINDFENAFSFAAGDTASMQKFKERTHRKRMAKQKAASLCFDRKPTSQTVELQS from the coding sequence ATGGCACAGAGCAGAAAGTCCCTCATCAGTCTTCACGACACACCTTACTATCACTGCATATCTCGCTGCGTAAGACGCAGCTACCTTTGCGGATACGATCGAAATACTAACGTTAGTTACGAACATAGAAAGTCTTGGGTAGAAAAAAGGCTTTTATTCCTAAGTAAAGTTTTCTCTATAGACATTTGTGCATATGCGGTCATGAGTAACCACGTTCATGTTGTTTTATGCGTAAATAAAAGCGCAGCCCTTTCGTGGCCCATAGATACTGTTTTGAGGCAGTGGCATAAAATGCATAAAGGCACCCTCCTCACTCAGAAATATATGAAGGGTGAATTACTTAGCGACAGTGAATTTGATGCAGTTAAAACTACAGCTGAAGTTTACAGAAAACGTCTCTTTGATATCAGTTGGTTTATGAGAAACTTAAACGAATTTATTGCAAGAAAAGCTAACGAAGAGGATAACTGTACTGGAAGATTTTGGGAGGGTCGCTTTCGTTCACAGGCTTTATTAAATGAAAAGGCTCTACTTTCATGTATGGCTTACGTCGATTTAAACCCAATTCGAGCAAAAGCAGCGACAAGTATTCAAAATTCGTATCACACAAGTATATATACTAGGCTTTCCTCCAACGCGTTGAATAACAAACCGATTAAAGGGCTAATGCCGTTTAAAAGTCAGAGAATAAGTAAAAACCACCGCTGCGTAAATTTCACCTTAAACAACTATCGTGAGTTGCTTGATAACTCTATTAAGTTACTCCTCGATGACAGTAAAGAAACCACTACGCAACAAAGTGATGGCGACATAAAATTAATTGGTATCGGCAAAGCTCAATGGATCAAAGTCATCAATGATTTTGAGAACGCTTTTTCTTTTGCTGCTGGAGACACAGCATCCATGCAAAAATTCAAAGAACGTACTCATAGAAAGCGAATGGCTAAACAGAAAGCAGCATCGCTCTGCTTCGATCGCAAACCTACTTCTCAGACGGTAG